One Mycolicibacterium rufum genomic window, GCGCCGAAGAGACCACCTCGGGGGGCGAGGCGATCAGCATCGCCGGGGACGAGGACACGGCGGCGGCCGCCGAGGCGCCGCGCCGACGGGGTCTGTTCACCGCGCTGCGGCGGCACCTCGGAGCCGTCGTTCTCGTGATCGCACTCGTCGCGGCCGCCGGCGCCGCCGCAACGGTGTACGTCACCCAGTACCGACAGGATCGCGTGACCGACGCGACCGCCATGGGCGCGGCGCTGGAGGCGGCCAAGACCGGTACCGTGGCGCTGCTGTCGTACTCCCCGGAGAGCCTCGACAAGGACTTCGCCGCGGCGAAATCCCATCTGACCGGTGAATTCCTCAGCTACTACACCGATTTCACGACCAAGGTGGTCGCACCTGCCGCGACGCAGAAGTCCGTGCAGACCAAGGCCGACGTCGTGCAGGGTGCGGTCTCGGAGATCCATCCCGACACCGCCCAGGTTCTGCTGTTCATCAACCAGACCACGGTCAGCAAGGAGAACCCCGATGGATCCTTCGCGGCCAGCAGCGTCAAGGTCGGCCTCAAGAAGATCGATGGGTCCTGGCTGATCGAGAAGTTCGACCCGGTGTGAGGCTGGTATAGCCTCGGCGCCGTGACAGCGACGGCGATCCTGCCCCTGCCGGCCTCGCTCGCGGAGCGGCCGGAGGCAATGCTGACGCCGGTGGCCGGCACCTCGCCGCTGATCCGCGTTGTCAGTGCCCTGTCGGACGTGGCGTCCGTGGTCGTCGCCGCCGCTGCTGCGCTCGCCGTCCCGGTCCGCGAACTGCTCGCTGCCGAGGGGTTTTCCGACGTTCCCACCCTGACCGCCGAGACGCCGGGCGGACGCGCGCAATGCGTGACGGCGGCACTGGCGGCGATCCGGCCGGGCACTCCGATCCTGGTGCACGACATCGGATGGCCACTGGTCGATGCCGCCACGGCGCGGCGCGTGCTGGCGGCGCTGCGGGGCGGTGCCGCGGTGGTGGCGCCGTCGCGGCCGGTGACCGACAGCATCAAGACCGTCGATCAGGACAGTGTCGTGACGGCGACGCTCGATCGCGCCGAGCTGCAGGTGCTGCAGTACCCGCGCGGCTTTCAGGCCGAGGTGCTGACCCGTGCGGTGGCCGCTGCACAGAACGGCCGCGCCGACGAACTGGATGCGGCGCTGCGCACCGGAGCGAGAATCGCGTTGGTCGACGGAGACGCCGGGGCGCTGGGTGTCGAACTGCCGCGCGACACCGACTTCCTCACCGCCGTCATCGAGGACCGGCGAGACGATTCCTCTCGGTGAGCAGCCGGTGCGCGATGCCGATGTCGCCGGCGTAGGTCACCTTCAGGTTGCCTGCGCTGCCGGGGAAGGTGTGCACCGCGACATCGGTGTACCGCTCGATACACGACGACGTGTCGGTGCCCTCGAAGCCGTCCCGCTCGGCGAGCCGATAGGCGTCGAGCAGTGCACGGGCCTGGAACGCCTGCGGTGTCTGCACCCGTACCAACGACCCGGGCACCGGCTCGACACCGCGTTCGCCGACCCTGGCCAAACCGTCCACGGGAAGCGCCGGAAGGGCGCCGCCGAACTCACGGGCCAGCGCGAGCGCCGTCGCGAACATGGCGGCGTCGGCGAGCGGCCGGGCCGCATCGTGGATCACCACTGCGTCGACGGTCCCCGATTCGATGTCGGCTTCGAGATGGCGCAGCATGGCGAGCTCGGAGGCGTGCCGGGTGGCGCCGCCCTCGACGAATTCGACCGCGACGTGCCCGGATTGGCCGTCCAGTTCGCGGTCGACGGTGCTGCGCGCCAGGTCCGACTCGCCCTGCCGGTACACCAGAACGGTGCGCGCGATCCCGGGCACGCGTGCGAGGGTGTCCAACGACCACACCAGCATGCTGCGTCCGTCGAGGGGGAGATAGGCCTTGTTGCCGTCGGCGCCGACCCGGGTGCCCATGCCCGCGGCCAGTACCACTCCCACTGCCTCGGCGCCCATGGACGAACAGTATCTCCGGTACGGTCGACGCCCAGCACGGAAGGGGATTGACCGGTGACCGAAGGACCGCAGCGAGCCGACTCCGCCGTGCACCGCGTGCGGACGATGACGGGTCGCGACCCGCACGAGCAGCACCGGGTGGCCACGCCGCTGGAACTGCTGTTCGACCTGACGTTCGTGGTCGCGTTCGGGATCGCGGCGTCGCAGTTCGCGCACTTGCTGGCCGGCGGTCACGTCGCCGCCGGCCTGGCCGCGTTTTCTTTCGCGATGTTCGCCGTGTGCTGGGCGTGGATCAACTTCAGCTGGTTCGCCTCGGCGTACGACACCGACGACTGGATCTACCGGCTGACGACCATGCTGCAGATGGTCGGGGTGATCGTGCTGGCGCTCGGACTGCCGCAGATGTACGCGTCCATCGAACACGGCGGACACGTCGACAACACCGTGGTCGTCGCCGGGTACGTGGTGATGCGGGTGGCGATGGTCGCGCAGTGGCTGCGCGCCGCACGCCAGGACCCGCTGCGGCGCCGTGCCTGCCTGACGTATGCGTGGTGGATCACTGTGGCCCAGATCGGTTGGATCGCAGCGATTTTCGTGCACACCTCCGTCGCGGTGACGGCCCTCATCGTCGTCGGCCTGGTCCTCGTGGAGATGATGGGGCCCGTCCTCGCCGAGTTCGGCCGCGGCGGAACGCCGTGGCACGCCCACCACATCGTGGAGCGCTACGGCCTGTTCACGATCATCGCGCTCGGCGAGGGAGTGGTCGGCACCGTGGCGTCGCTGAGCGCGGTGGTCGACGCCCAGGGATGGTCCTTCGACGCGGTGTTCGTGGCCGTCGCGGGCATCGGGCTGACCTTCGGCATGTGGTGGACGTACTTCGTCCTGCCCCAGGCCGACATCCTGCACGTGCGCCGAGAGCGATCCTTCTGGTTCGGCTACCTGCACATCGTGGTGTTCACGGCGATCGTGGCCACCGGCGCGGGACTGCACGCGGCGGCGTACTACATCGAGCACCATTCCACGCTCGGCTCCGCCGCCACGGTGCTCACCGTCGTCATCCCGGTCGGCGTGTACGTCGCGATGATCTACGTCCTCTACGCGCTGATGACCCGCACCGTGGTGCTGTTCCACCTGCTGCTCATGACGGTCACCGCGGCCGTGCTCGGCTCGGCCGTCCTGCTCGCGGCACTCGGCGTCTCGATGGCCAACTGCCTGCTGGTGGTCACTCTCGCGCCGGCCGTCCCGGTGCTGGGGTACGAACTCCGGGGATACCGCCACGCCGCGGCGGCCGCGGCGGCGGTGGCGCCTACACCTAGCCCTTGATGCCTTCGAGCAGGATCCGATCGTCCTGCAGGGCCAGCAGCCGACGGGCCTTGCGCCGCGTGATCAGGATTCCGACCACGGCCAACGCCCAGACGGCATACTGCAGCGTCCACGCCAGTCGGAAGGAGTCGAACGACAGCCCGCCGGCGGCTTGCAGGATCAGCCCCATCACCTGCATCAGCACCAGCGAGGCGATGAAGCCACCCATGTTGACCATGCCCTGGGCGGTCCCCAGTGTCGAACTCGGGTTGAAGGTGCGCGCGAAGTCGAAACCCACCATCGACCCGGGGCCGCCCACCGAGATGACCACGACCAGGACCACCAGCAGCCACAGCGGCGCCCTGCCGGGCAGCGCCAGCACCACGCTCCACGCCGCCGCGTTGGCGGCGATGATGCCGAGCACCAGCCGCGAGCGCCGGTGCGGCAGGCGGCCGGTCACGATGCCGATCACCACGCCCGCACAGATAGCGGCCACCACGGAGATCGTCAGCAGCGTCCCCGCCATGCCCGCGGAGAGGCTCTGCGCGACGGTCAGGTAGGGCAGTCCCCACATCAGCGCGAAGACGGTGACGGAGAACTGGGTGCCCATGTGGGTGAAGAAACCCAACCGCGTCCCGGGGCGCAACCACACGGTCTTGACGCTGGAGAGGGTCTCGCGGACGCCCATCGTCTCCGCGGTCACCGTGACACCGTGCGGGGCGTTTCGCACCAGCGCCGCGACCAACACGAGCACCACGACGCCGAATGCCGCTGCGGAGGTGTAGGCCGCCGTCCAGCCCGAGGCGGACAGCAGCGCCAGGAACGGCACCGCGGACAGCACCTGGCCCAGCTGGCCGCAGATGCCGGTCAGCTGGGTGACCAACGGGATCTGTCGGGGCGCGAACCAGCGGGGCACCAGGCGCAGCACCGAGATGAACGTGAACGCGTCGCCGAGACCGACGACGGCGCGGGCCGCGATGGCCAGCGGCAGCGACTCGGTGACGGCGAGAACGAACTGACCGGCGGCCATGAGGGTCGCTCCGGACACGATCAGCGCCCGTGATCCGAACCGGTCGAGCAACAGTCCCGCCGGTACCTGCGCGCCCGCGTACACCACGACCTGCAGGACGACGAACATCGACAGCAGCCCCGGCCCGGCGGCGAACCGCTCGGCGGCGGGAAGGCCGGACACGCCCAGGGTCGTGCGATCGAGAACAGCCACGATGTAGGCGAGAAGCCCGGTCGCCCAGACGATCCAGGGACGCACGGCAGAACCTCTCGGTACGAGATCACGAAATGTCGGAATGTCCTGCAGGGCAGAACACCGTTGTGATTGTCCCGCACCCGGCCCCGCAGACGCCAACCGGTTTCGCCGCGACGGCCGGCCGCCGACCCGGCGCGCGGAAGCAAACAAGTTGGCTGGAATCGCACACCCGTGTCATCTAATTTGCTACATCAGGATCATCACCGCAGATGACTGGCATGAACGGTGGAGCGTAGGCTGTGGTATAGCGAATGTACAAACTTCGCTCACGCGGTAGGCAGGGGAATTAAAATGGGGGAGCACTGTGGGGACCGCCACGCGGGAAGCCGAACGCAGTGTCAGAGGGGGCGCCGCCGTGGCTGAGTACCGACTCGAAGATCTCGCGCGGGTGTCCGGCGTCAGCACCCGCAACATCCGGGCCTATCGCGAGCGTGGTCTGCTGGACCCGCCGCGGCGGGTGGGCCGCACCGCGCTCTACGACGACTACCACCTCTCGCAGCTCAACACCATCAGCCAGCTGCTGCGCAAGGGATACAACTCCGCGCACATCGCCGAGTTCTTCACCAGCATGCGCCAGGGCGAGGACCTCGCCGACATCCTCGGCCTGCAGCGCGCCGTGCTCGGGCCGGAGTCCGACCATCACGATCGGGCGACCCTGGCGATCGACCCCGATTCGCCCGAGGCGCGCCAGCTGATCGCCCACGGTATGGCCGAGATGGTCGGCCGGAAGGTGGTTCTGATCGACGGCGACGCGGCCGACATCCTGGCCCGGTCACGGGACCATCTGAGCTACGTTCGCGCGCTGCTGCGGTTCGTCGACGCCGCGGACAAGTCGTTCGACCAGCTCGCGGAGGCTTTCGTCGACAGCCTGGTCGAGCTGTACCAGGCCGAGGTGGGGCCCGGTTACCTGCCCAAACCGGAGGAGATGACCCGGCTGCGGCAGGTCGTGGCCGACTACCGTCTGCTCGGCGAGAAGGTCATGGCGTCGCGGTTCGATCAGGCCACCCGCCGTCTGATGGTGGCCTCGGCGTCGGATTACACGGCCGGCATCCTGCTGACCGGCGCGTGGGAGCGTCCGACGGGGTAACCGGTCTGCTGAGCATGATGATGCCTCTGTGACCAGTGGCGTCGGCGGGAAAAGAGCTGTTCCTGTCGTACCCTGTGGCACGTGGTGATGTCGCGGCGTGATCTTCTCCGCGGCGCCGTCGCGGCGGCACCGGCGGCGCTGGCGCTGAGCGCCCTGTCGGCGGTCGTGCCCACCGCGACACCGTCGGCGTCCGCGGCGCCCCTGGGGATCCTGCTCGATTACGCGGCGGGTGTGCTCAGCGCGGCGGATCTGCGGGCCGCCGGCGCCTCCGGCGCGATCCGCTACGTCTCCGACCGCCGGCCCGGCGGCGCGTGGATGCTCGGCAAGCCCATCGCGCTGCCCGAGGCCCGAGATCTCTACAAGGGCGGGCTGAAGATCGTGTCCTGCTATCAGTACGGCAAGCAGGACACGGCCGACTGGCTCGGTGGTGAGGCGGCCGGGGTCCAGCACGCGCAGCGCGGCTGGCAACTCCACGTCGCGGCCGGCGGGTCCTACGGTGCGCCGATCTACACCTCGATCGACGACGATCCGACGCTCGACCAGTACAGAGCCCAGGTCGCCCCCTACCTGCGTGGCTGGGAGCGCGTGCTGGGGCACCAGCGCGTCGGTGTCTACGCCAACGCCAAGACCATCGAGTGGGCCCTGCAGGATGGCCTCGGGTCGTACTTCTGGCAGCACAACTGGGGATCGCCGGGCGGCGTCGCGCATCCCGCCGCGCACCTGCACCAGGTGGAGATCGACGCTCGCAGCGTCGCCGGCATCGGCGTCGACGTCAACCACATCCTGAAGCCGAATTTCGGTGCATGGGATTGAGGCGAATCCGGCAGCGCAGCGGCCGGTGTCGCGGACTTACTGATCGGTAAGGTTCGGTAGCAAACACCTGTCCACTGCGCGAAATGACGACCATACAGTTCTGGTTGAGTTGTCGACCGCCCCCGCCACGCCGTGCGGCACAGTGCGAACCGAAGTTTCCAGATAACGATTGGGTAACAGTGCGGCCTTGAACTGCGCTTCTATCTTACTGGACCGTAACCACCCGCCAGCAGGACGTTTGTCCCGGATGCGATCCGACCGTGTTCGGGCAGGTGTTATGCAACATTCTGTTACCCGTGCGTAGAACTCGCTAGTAACCATTTTCGGGACGAAACTGGGGTCGTCTCTTATGACACTCTTAGTACGGCTGCAGTGTCCGCCACGGCTCCTCATGCGTTCGAGGCGTCGCGGCGAGACCAGCCGGATTCGACGCCGAATCGCACTGGCCCCCGCTGACGGGCTCGTCCGACGCCGACGACGAGCACACGAGCCCCACCCGAGCACGAACGACCGCGCCCTTGAAGAGCCGCGAACGCACCACTGAGGAGAACACACGACGTGACGATCAACGACCAGCACCGTGCGACCACCAGCTCCGAGTCCGAAGGCGGTCCGGCCTTCGAATCCCTCGCGGGAGCGCACGCACTCGTCGATCGCCTGCACGCCGGCGAGCCGTACGCCGTCGCCTTCGGCGGCCAGGGCGGCCCGTGGCTGGAGAACCTGGAGGAGTTGGTCAACTCCGCCGGAATCGAATCCGAGATCAGTCAGCTCGTCGCTGAGGCGGAATTGCTGCTCGAGCCGCTGGCCCGGGAGCTGGTCGTGGTCCGGCCGATCGGCTTCGAGCCGATGAAGTGGATCCGCGCGCTGGCCGCCGACGAGCCGCTGCCTGCCCTCAAGGACCTCACCACCGCCGCCATCTCCGGTCCCGGCATCCTGCTCACCCAGATGGCCGCCCAGCGGGCGCTCAAGCGGCAGGGACTGGATCTCGAGGGCCACCCGCCGGTCGCCGTTGCCGGACACTCGCAGGGCGTCACCGCCGTCGAGTCGCTCAAGGCCGGCGGCGCGCGCGACGCCGAGCTGCTCGCCATCGGACAGCTGATCGGCGCCGCGGGCTCGCTGGTGTCGCGCCGTCGCGGCATGGTCGGCCGCGGCGACAAGTCGCCGATGGTGTCGGTGACCAACGTCGACCCGGCCCGCATGGCCGAGCTCCTCGACGAGTTCGCCCAGGACGTCCGCACGGTCCTGGCGCCCGCACTGTCCATCCGCAACGGCCGCCGCTCGGTGGTCATCACCGGCACGCCCGAGCAGCTGGCGCGCTTCGAGCTCTACTGCGAGAAGATCACCGAGCGCGAAGAGGCCGAGCGCAAGAACAAGACGCGCGGCGGCGCCATCTTCCGCCCAGTGTTCAACCAGCTCAACGTCGAGGTCGGCTTCCACACCCCGCGGCTGGCCGACGGCGTCGACCTGGTCGAGGAGTGGGCGGCGCGCACCGGTCTGGACCGTGACCTCACCCGCATGCTCACCGAGCACATCTTCATCAAGCCGGTCGACTGGGTGTCCGAGGTCGAGGGTCTCGCCGCCGCGGGCGCCAAGTGGATCATCGATCTGGGCCCGAGCGACACCGTGACCCGGCTGACCGCCCCGGTGATCCGCGGCCTGGGCATCGGCATCGTCGCGGCCGCCACCCGCGCAGGGCAGCGCAGTCTGTTCACCGTCGGCGCGGCGCCCGATGTGGCGCCCGCCTGGACGAGCTACGCGCCGACCCCGATCACCCTGCCCGACGGCACGGTCAAGGCCTCGACGAAGTTCACCCGCCTCACCGGCCGCTCGCCGATCCTGCTCGCCGGCATGACGCCGACCACCGTCGACGCGAAGATCGTCGCCGCGGCCGCCAACGCCGGGCACTGGGCCGAACTCGCCGGCGGCGGCCAGGTCACCGAGGAGATCTTCGACGCCCGCATCGAGGAGCTGACCCAGCTGCTCGAGCCGGGCCGCGCCGTGCAGTTCAACTCGTTGTTCCTCGATCCGTACCTGTGGAAGCTGCAGGTCGGCGGCAAGCGTCTGGTCCAGAAGGCCCGCCAGTCCGGCGCCCCCATCGACGGTGTCGTCGTCACCGCGGGCATCCCTGATCTCGAGGAGGCCGTCGACCTCATCGAGGAGCTCAACACCGTCGGCATCACCCACGTCGTGTTCAAGCCCGGAACGGTCGACCAGATCAAGTCGGTCATCAAGATCGCCACCGAGGTGCCCTCGCGCGACGTCATCGTCCACATCGAGGGCGGCCGCGCCGGCGGACACCACTCGTGGGAGGACCTCGACGATCTGCTGCTGTCCACCTACGGCGATCTGCGCAAGTACCGCAACATCACCATCTGCGTCGGCGGTGGCATCGGCACCCCGGAGCGGGCCGCCGACTACCTGTCCGGCGACTGGGCCAAGGCCTACGGCTTCCCGGCCATGCCGGTGGACGGCATCCTGGTCGGCACCGCGGCGATGGCCACCAAGGAGGCGACCACCTCGCCCGCCGTCAAGCAGATGCTCGTCGAGACCACCGGTACCGACACCTGGGTCGGCGCCGGTAAGGCGATCAACGGAATGGCCAGTGGCCGTAGCCAATTGGGCGCCGACATCCACGAGATCGACAACGCGGCGTCGCGCTGCGGACGCCTGCTCGACGAGGTCGCCGGTGACGCCGACGCCGTCGCCGAGCGCCGCGACGAGATCATCGCGGCGATGGCCGCCACGGCCAAGCCGTACTTCGGTGACGCCGGCGACATGACCTACCTGCAGTGGCTGCAGCGCTACGTCGACCTCACCATCGGTGACGGCGACACCACCGCCGAGACCATGGCCCCCGGCAGCCCCTGGCTGGCCGTCACCTGGCGGGACCGGTTCGCCGAGATGCTCAAGCGTGCCGAGGCGCGGCTGTCCGAGAAGGACTTCGGGCCGATCGACACGCTGTTCGGTGCGGACGGCGATGCACTGCTCGACGATCCGCAGCACGCGATCGCCGCACTGCTCACCCGCTACCCCGACGCCGAATCCGTGCGTCTGCACCCTGCCGATCTGCCCTTCTTCGTGACGCTGTGCAAGAAGCCGGGCAAGCCGGTCAACTTCGTGCCCGTCATCGACAAGGATGTGCGGCGCTGGTGGCGCAGTGACTCCCTGTGGCAGGCGCACGACGCCCGCTACACCGCCGATCAGGTGTGCATCATCCCGGGCACCCAGGCCGTCGCCGGCATCACCCGCCTCGACGAGCCGGTCGGTGACCTGCTCGACCGGTTCGAGCAGGAGATCGTCGACCGTGTGCTGGCCGCCGGTGCGCAACCCGCGCCCGTGGTGTCCCGCCGTCAGGCCCGCGCCGACGTCAGCGGCCCGCTCGCCGTGGTGCTGGATTCGCCCGACGTGCTGTGGGCCGGCCGCACCGCGATCAACCCGGTGCACCGCATCGGCGCGCCCGGCGAGTGGCAGGTCAACGACGTGCCCGGCAAGCCCAGCGCCACCCACCCGAACACCGGCGCGCGGCTCGAGCTGGCGGCCGATTCCAGTGTGACGCTGAGTGTTCCGCTGTCCGACATCTGGATCACGATCCGCTTCACGCTGCCCTCCACCACGGTCGACGGCGGCATGCCGATCGTCACCGTCGAGGACGCGTCGAAGGCGATGCGCGCGGTGCTGGCGATCGCGGCCGGTGTCGACGGCCCGGATTCGCTTCCGCCGGTGGAGAACGACACCGCGACCGTCACCGTCGAATGGGACCCCGAGAAGGTCGCCGACCACACCGGGGTGACCGCGACGTTCGGCGCCCCGCTGGCGCCCGGCCTGACCCTGGTCCCCGACGCCCTGGTCGGCCTCTGCTGGCCCGCGGTGTTCTCCGCGATCGGATCCGCGGTCACCGATGACCACTTCCCGGTCGTCGAGGGCCTGCTGAGCCTGGTGCATCTCGACCACGCCGCGCACCTGCTCGCGGTGATGCCGTCGTCGAAGACCGAATTGACCGTCACTGCAACGGCTTCGGCGGCGACCGACACCGAGGTCGGCCGCGTCGTGCCGGTCACCGTCACGATCGCCGACCCCGCGGGCACCGTCCTGGCGACCCTCGAGGAGCGGTTCGCGATCCGCGGCCGCACCGGCCCCGCCGAGCTGACCGATCCGCCGCGCGCCGGCGGAGCCATCACCGACAACGCGACCGACACCCCGCGCCGGCGTCGCCGCGACGTCGTCGTCAACGCGCCGGTCGACATGAGCGCGTTCGCGGTCGTCTCCGGTGACCACAACCCGATCCACACCGACCGGGCCGCGGCGCTGCTCGCCGGTCTGAAAACCCCGATCGTGCACGGCATGTGGCTCTCGGCCGCCGCGCAGCACACGGTCACCGCGACCGACGGCCGCGCGACCCCGCCGGCCCGCCTGGTCGGCTGGACGTCCCGCTTCCTGGGCATGGTGCTGCCGGGCGACGAGATCGAGTTCCGCGTCGACCGCGTCGGCATCGACCGTGGCGCGGAGATCGTCGAGGTGGCCGCGAAGGTCGGCGGGGAGCTCGTGATGGCGGCGACCGCACAGCTGGCCGCTCCGAAGACGGTGTACGCCTTCCCGGGCCAGGGCATTCAGTCCAAGGGCATGGGGATGGACGTGCGCGCGCGCTCCAAGGCAGCCCGGAAGGTCTGGGACACCGCGGACAAGTTCACCCGCGACACGCTGGGCTTCTCGGTGCTGCACGTGGTGCGCGACAACCCGACCAGCCTGATCGCCTCGGGTGTGCACTACCACCATCCCGAGGGCGTGCTGTACCTGACGCAGTTCACCCAGGTCGCGATGGCGACGGTCGCGGCGGCCCAGGTCGCCGAGATGCGCGAGCAGGGCGCGTTCGTCGAGGATGCGATCGCGTGCGGTCACTCCGTCGGCGAGTACACCGCGCTGGCGTGCGTCTCCGGCGTCTACGAGCTGCCCGCGCTGCTCGAGGTGGTGTTCCACCGCGGGTCGAAGATGCACGACATCGTGCCGCGCGACGCGCAGGGTCGGTCCGACTACCGGCTGGCCGCGATCCGCCCCTCGCAGATCGACCTCGACGACGCCGACGTCAAGGCGTTCGTCGCCGAGATCTCCGAGCGCACCGGTGAATTCCTGGAGATCGTCAACTTCAACCTGCGGGGCGCGCAGTACGCCATCGCCGGCACGGTTGCGGGTCTGGAGGCGCTCGAGGAGG contains:
- a CDS encoding type I polyketide synthase; protein product: MTINDQHRATTSSESEGGPAFESLAGAHALVDRLHAGEPYAVAFGGQGGPWLENLEELVNSAGIESEISQLVAEAELLLEPLARELVVVRPIGFEPMKWIRALAADEPLPALKDLTTAAISGPGILLTQMAAQRALKRQGLDLEGHPPVAVAGHSQGVTAVESLKAGGARDAELLAIGQLIGAAGSLVSRRRGMVGRGDKSPMVSVTNVDPARMAELLDEFAQDVRTVLAPALSIRNGRRSVVITGTPEQLARFELYCEKITEREEAERKNKTRGGAIFRPVFNQLNVEVGFHTPRLADGVDLVEEWAARTGLDRDLTRMLTEHIFIKPVDWVSEVEGLAAAGAKWIIDLGPSDTVTRLTAPVIRGLGIGIVAAATRAGQRSLFTVGAAPDVAPAWTSYAPTPITLPDGTVKASTKFTRLTGRSPILLAGMTPTTVDAKIVAAAANAGHWAELAGGGQVTEEIFDARIEELTQLLEPGRAVQFNSLFLDPYLWKLQVGGKRLVQKARQSGAPIDGVVVTAGIPDLEEAVDLIEELNTVGITHVVFKPGTVDQIKSVIKIATEVPSRDVIVHIEGGRAGGHHSWEDLDDLLLSTYGDLRKYRNITICVGGGIGTPERAADYLSGDWAKAYGFPAMPVDGILVGTAAMATKEATTSPAVKQMLVETTGTDTWVGAGKAINGMASGRSQLGADIHEIDNAASRCGRLLDEVAGDADAVAERRDEIIAAMAATAKPYFGDAGDMTYLQWLQRYVDLTIGDGDTTAETMAPGSPWLAVTWRDRFAEMLKRAEARLSEKDFGPIDTLFGADGDALLDDPQHAIAALLTRYPDAESVRLHPADLPFFVTLCKKPGKPVNFVPVIDKDVRRWWRSDSLWQAHDARYTADQVCIIPGTQAVAGITRLDEPVGDLLDRFEQEIVDRVLAAGAQPAPVVSRRQARADVSGPLAVVLDSPDVLWAGRTAINPVHRIGAPGEWQVNDVPGKPSATHPNTGARLELAADSSVTLSVPLSDIWITIRFTLPSTTVDGGMPIVTVEDASKAMRAVLAIAAGVDGPDSLPPVENDTATVTVEWDPEKVADHTGVTATFGAPLAPGLTLVPDALVGLCWPAVFSAIGSAVTDDHFPVVEGLLSLVHLDHAAHLLAVMPSSKTELTVTATASAATDTEVGRVVPVTVTIADPAGTVLATLEERFAIRGRTGPAELTDPPRAGGAITDNATDTPRRRRRDVVVNAPVDMSAFAVVSGDHNPIHTDRAAALLAGLKTPIVHGMWLSAAAQHTVTATDGRATPPARLVGWTSRFLGMVLPGDEIEFRVDRVGIDRGAEIVEVAAKVGGELVMAATAQLAAPKTVYAFPGQGIQSKGMGMDVRARSKAARKVWDTADKFTRDTLGFSVLHVVRDNPTSLIASGVHYHHPEGVLYLTQFTQVAMATVAAAQVAEMREQGAFVEDAIACGHSVGEYTALACVSGVYELPALLEVVFHRGSKMHDIVPRDAQGRSDYRLAAIRPSQIDLDDADVKAFVAEISERTGEFLEIVNFNLRGAQYAIAGTVAGLEALEEEVERRREISGGKRSFILVPGIDVPFHSSVLRVGVADFRRALERVMPRDADPELLVGRYIPNLVPRPFTLDRDFVQEIRDLVPAEPLDEILADYDTWRNERPKELCRKIVIELLAWQFASPVRWIETQDLLFIEEAAGGLGVERFVEIGVKNAPTVAGLATNTLKLPEYSHNTTEVLNAERDAAVLFATDTDPEPEIEDTPPAPASAEPEAAPAEAAPAAPAPAAAPSGGPRPDDLTFDASDATMALIALSAKIRIDQIEPLDSIESITDGASSRRNQMLVDLGSELNLGAIDGAAEADLAGLKSQVTKLARTYKPFGPVLSDAINDQLRTVLGPSGKRPAYITERVTKTWELGEGWAKHVTVEVALGTREGSSVRGGALGGLHDGALADAATVDKTIDAAVSAVASRRGVAVSLPSAAGAGGGVVDSAALGEFAEQVTGPDGVLASAARTILDQLGLGAPFVTPESSADAELIDLVTAELGSDWPRLVAPSFDARKAVLLDDRWASAREDLVKIWLMETDEVEAQWTRLAERFEGAGHVVGTQATYWQGKALAAGRTIHASLYARAAAGAENPGKGRYSDEVAVVTGASKGSIAASVVAQLLAGGATVIATTSKLDDSRLGFYRNLYRDSAGFGAKLWVLPANMASYNDIDALVEWVGTEQTESLGPKSIHIKDALSPTLLFPFAAPRVGGDLSDAGARSEMEMKVLLWAVQRLIAGLSHIGTDRDIAARLHVVLPGSPNRGMFGGDGAYGEAKAALDAVVSRWKAETSWAQRVSLAHALIGWTRGTGLMGHNDVIVDAVEEAGVTTFSTEQMASMLLDLCDVETKVAAAQEPVQADLTGGLAEAELDLSELAAKARDDAAAAPAEEETEEEAAGHTISALPSPPRPAPTAPAPEWADLDVDPADLIVIVGGAELGPYGSSRTRFEMEVDNELSAAGVLELAWTTGLITWEDDPQPGWYDTGSGELVEESEIVERYHDAVVERCGIREFVDDGAIDPDHASPLLVSVFLDKDFRFVVSSEADARAFVQFDPEHTVARPIPDSGDWEVIRKAGTEIRVPRKTKLSRTVGAQIPTGFDPTVWGITPDMANSIDRVALWNIVATVDAFLSSGFTPSELMRWVHPSLVASTQGTGMGGMTSMQTMYHGNLLGRSKPNDILQEVLPNVVAAHVMQSYVGGYGAMVHPVGACATAAVSVEEGVDKIRLGKAELVVAGGFDDLTLEAIIGFGDMAATADTEMMRAKGISDSKISRANDRRRLGFLEAEGGGTILLARGDLAVKMGLPVLAVVAYAQSFADGVHTSIPAPGLGALGAGRGGRDSVLARSLAKLGVGADDIAVISKHDTSTLANDPNETELHERLAASLGRSDGAPLFVISQKSLTGHAKGGAAVFQMIGLCQVLRDGVIPPNRSLDCVDDELATSAHFVWPRETLRLGEKYPLKAGLVTSLGFGHVSGLIALVHPQAFLATLTAEQRADYTARAQERTLAGQRRLASAIAGGRPLYERPADRRFDHDQPEKAQEAAMLLDTASRLGENGVYQR